The Streptomyces laurentii region CATGGGGGCGGGGCGAGGAACTCCTCGCCGTACGGGTCCCAGTGGTCCGGCACGAAGGCGATCCAGGGGTGATAGGCGTGGCAGAGGACGACACACCCGTCCGTCCCCGCGACGACCGCGCGGTGGAACGTCCGCGGGTACGCCTGCTCCTCGCTCGCCCCCACCCGGCCCCCGGCCGCCCGGGCCGCCGTGTACAGGGCCGCCCGGAACGCCCGCCGGTCGGTCTCGGGCAGCGGCCCGCCCTTCGGCCGGAAGAAGCCCGTGGCGCCGCGGGGCGGCGTGAACTCCGCGTCCCTGCCCACAGCCGTCCGACTCCTTCCGCCAAGGGACCCCGACACTCGCTTACAGCTTCAGGACGATCTTGCCCCGGGCGTGCCCCGACTCGCTCAGTTCCTGGGCGCGGGCCGCTTCCTTCAGGGGCAGGACCTCGGCGATGTCGAGGCGGAGCCGGCCCTCGACGGCCAGGCCGGCGTGCTCGGTCAGCCAGCGGCGGGCGACGTCGTCCGCCACCCGGAGGCCGGAGAACACGACGCCGTGCGCGTCGGCGTCCGTGGCGGCGATGGTGACGACGCGCGCGGTCGCGCCGCCGAGCAGTTCGAGGGAGACCGGCAGCGTGTCGTGGCCGGCCGCGTCGAAGACCGCGTCGACGCCCTGCGGCGCCGCCGCGCGGACCCGGTCGGCGAGACCGTCCCCGTACGTCACCGGGATCGCGCCCAGTTCGCGCAGGAACGCGTGGTTGCGCTCCGACGCCGTGCCGATCACCGTCACCCCGGCCGCGACGGCCAGCTGGACCGCCACCGCGCCGACGGCGCCCGCGGCACCGTGCAGGAGCAGGGTCTCGCCCTCGCGGACGCCGAGCGCGTCGAGGACGCGCTGCGCGGTCTCGCCCGCGACGGGGATGCTCACCGCGTGCTCCCAGGACAGGCCCGCGGGCTTGGGGGCGACGATGTCCGCGATCGCGTACCCGGCGTACGCGCCGGTCGTGCTCCAGCCGAACACCTCGTCGCCGACGGCGAATTCGGTCACTCCCTCGCCGATCGCGTCGACCGTGCCCGCGAACTCCAGGCCCGGAACGGCCGGGAAGGTCGTCGGGTAGAAGTGCTCGATCCAGCCGTAACGGCGCTTCCAGTCCACCGGGTTGACGCCCACCGCCGCCGTCTTCACCCGCACCTCGCCGGGGCCGGGCACCGGCAGGGCCACCCCGGACTCGTGACGCAGCACCTCGGCGCCACCGAACTCCTCGTACACGATCGCTTCCATGTCCCGCTCCCCCACAGATCGTCGACGGCATTCATCCCTAACGGACGGCCCGCCCGTTCTCTTCCGCCGCCTTGGCTTCTTTCTCCTCCTCAAGCCTCCGTCGCGCGCCACCCGCGCTGCGCCGCCCGAACGGCCAGTCGTCCCTGGCCGAAAGAAGAGTCGGACGGCTCCTGGATGTCTAGGCTCGGGCGCATGGAGACGGCCCTGACCATGGAACTCACCGCACACGACGCCCTCTTGGCCGCCCGCGAGGTAATCGGCAGGCCGTTGGGGACGGTGCTGCCACGGCTGTCCGAGGTTCTGGAACCGCTGATCCCGCACCGCGCGGCAGCCGAACTGTCCACGCACTGCGCCCACTCGCCGTTCAAGTACGCGGGCGATCCCCACCTGCCCGTCACCGCCGCCGAACTGGCCCCGCTGCTCGCCCACGGCCCCACCGCCGGCCGGCCCTGGCAGGGACGCGCGAGCATCGGCGGGGCGGAACGGGAGATGGTGGCGGTACGGAGCGACGCCACGCCCCGCGGCTCGGTCCTCGTGCTCGTACGGGAGGACGGCG contains the following coding sequences:
- a CDS encoding hypothetical protein (identified by MetaGeneAnnotator; putative;~sequence version:1): MGRDAEFTPPRGATGFFRPKGGPLPETDRRAFRAALYTAARAAGGRVGASEEQAYPRTFHRAVVAGTDGCVVLCHAYHPWIAFVPDHWDPYGEEFLAPPPWAHAFADQGFTVLDHALLTRPLSEVAPSVLTPGEWSGARFHGITTLGGVLFNAWD
- a CDS encoding molecular chaperone groES (NADPH:quinone reductase and related Zn-dependent oxidoreductases [Energyproduction and conversion / General function prediction only]; COG0604;~PFAM: Alcohol dehydrogenase GroES-like; Alcohol dehydrogenase, zinc-binding; KEGG: amd:AMED_1657 NADPH:quinone reductase and related Zn-dependent oxidoreductase;~alcohol dehydrogenase and quinone reductase-like medium chain degydrogenases/reductases; cd05289;~identified by MetaGeneAnnotator; putative;~molecular chaperone GroES [Streptomyces violaceusniger Tu4113];~putative NAD(P) binding site [chemical binding]), translating into MEAIVYEEFGGAEVLRHESGVALPVPGPGEVRVKTAAVGVNPVDWKRRYGWIEHFYPTTFPAVPGLEFAGTVDAIGEGVTEFAVGDEVFGWSTTGAYAGYAIADIVAPKPAGLSWEHAVSIPVAGETAQRVLDALGVREGETLLLHGAAGAVGAVAVQLAVAAGVTVIGTASERNHAFLRELGAIPVTYGDGLADRVRAAAPQGVDAVFDAAGHDTLPVSLELLGGATARVVTIAATDADAHGVVFSGLRVADDVARRWLTEHAGLAVEGRLRLDIAEVLPLKEAARAQELSESGHARGKIVLKL